The window GCAACTGCATGGTGACGCCCAGCGCCATGCCCCGCGGAATGATGGTGACCTTATGGATGGGGTCGGCGTCGGGCAGCATCACCGCCACCAGGGCGTGGCCGGCCTCGTGATAGGCGGTGACCTTCTTTTCCTTCTCGCTCAAGAGCAGCGACTTGCGCTCGGCGCCCATCAGGACCTTGTCCTTGGCCAGCTCGAAGTCGTACATGGTCACGCTCTTGCGGTTGTTGCGAGCCGCATTGAGCGCCGCCTCGTTCACCAGGTTGGCGAGGTCGGCGCCACTGAAGCCCGGCGAGCCGCGCGCGATCACCATCAGGTCCACATCCTCGTGCAGCGGGATGCGGCGGGTGTGGACGCGCAGGATCTCGTCGCGTCCGCGCACGTCGGGCAGCGGAACCACCACGCGGCGGTCGAAGCGGCCGGGGCGCAGCAGCGCCGGGTCCAGCACGTCGGGACGGTTGGTGGCGGCGATCAGGATCACGCCTTCGTTGGACTCGAAACCGTCCATCTCCACCAGCAACTGGTTCAGGGTCTGCTCGCGCTCGTCGTGCCCGCCGCCCAGGCCGGCGCCGCGGTGGCGGCCGACGGCGTCAATCTCGTCGATGAAGATGATGCACGGAGCGTTCTTCTTGCCCTGTTCGAACAGGTCGCGGACACGGCTGGCGCCGACGCCCACGAACATCTCCACGAAGTCCGAGCCGGAGATGGAGAAGAAGGGCACGTTGGCTTCGCCGGCCACGGCCCGCGCCAGCAGCGTCTTGCCGGTGCCCGGAGGCCCGACCAGCAGCACGCCCTTGGGAATGCGTCCGCCCAGCTTCTGGAACTTCTGCGCCTCGCGCAGGAACTCGATGATCTCTCGCAGCTCTTCCTTGGCCTCATCCACGCCGGCCACGTCCTTGAAGGTGACCTTCTTCTGCTGCATGGAGAGCAGGCGCGCGCGGCTCTTGCCGAACGACAGCGCCTTGTTGCCGCCCAGTTGCATCTGGCGGATCATGAACACCCACAACCCGATCAACAGCAGCACCGGGGCCAGGCCCAGCAGCCAGCTCGACCAGGTTCCGCCCTGCACGTCTTTCACCTTGATGCTGACGCCCTTCTCGCGCAGCACGGTGATCATGTCCGGATAGTTGGTGGGGACCGTCGTATGGAAGACCGCGTTCTCGTCGCGGAACTTGCCGCGCACTTCGGCGCCGATGATGGTGACCTCGGAGATCTTGCCCTGGTCCACCTGGTTCATGAAGTCGGAGAAACTGATTTCGCGTTCCTGCACGCCGGCCCCGCCGGCCCGCACCACCAGGTGCCACAGCAGCACCGCGGAGACTGCGATCAGCACCCAGAACACGATGGTCTTGACGGTCGAATTCACTCAACGCTCCTCGGGAAAAAAGGCCGCTCCCGGCTCTGCCTGGGCAGCTACAAACAATTAGATGCCACCCAGACCGCTTTCGGCCCGGGAATCAGCCACCACCCGAACTGATTGTACCTGTTTTGGCCGCGCTACACCGCTCTTATCATCGGGCCGTAACAGGGTGCCAGCAAGATTACCGGCGTAACCGGGTAATCGGGCAGTGACAGGGCGGTCGGAGAAAAAAGTCAACGTGCCGGCTTGGCCGCCGCTTCGGTGGTGGCCACGTAGGGCAAATTGCGGCCCAGGATGGGGCCGCCGAGGCCGTAACCCACCACGAAGGAGTTATCGATCTGGAAGCCGAAATAGTCGGGCTGCAGCGCGATGCGGCGCGCCGACTGCTTGTCCAGCAAGGTGGCCAGCTTCACGCTCACCGCGCCCCGGCCCATGAGGTTGCGCATCAGGAAGTCCGAGGTCACGCCCGACTCCACCAGCGCTTCCACCAGGATGACGTGCTGTCCTTCCACGTGCACCTCGGGGCTGTAGAAGATCTCGGTGGTTTCGGTTGCGCCCTGCAGCTTTTCCTTGGTCTCCGGCTTCAGGAACTGGCAGACCACCGGCACTTCGAGGGCGCGCATGAGGTCGGCCATGAAGATGAAGCTGTCTTCCAGCACGCCCACGGCGTAGAGCGTCTTGCCCTGGTAGTCGGTCGAAATCTGGTGAGCGATCTCGCTCACGCGCTTCGCGATCTGCTCCGCGCTGATCAGCGTTTTCAGGTTTTGCAGTTTTGCGCCGTCCTGCTTCACGCGTCCGCTCCCGGAGAGGACGCCCGGTCCTTCTCCGCCACGCTCCGTGCCACTTCCTCGATGACCACCGCGCTCTCGTCCGTAGCGACCACGAAGGGTTCGGCCGCCGGAAAGCCGCGCATCCAGACGATGTCCTTGCCGCTGGCCACCACCGGCCACAGCCGGCGGTCGGCACCGACGACCCGGCGTGCCGCCAGCCATTCCTTCACCTTCTTCGGCGACTTGCTGTGCGCCGGCCAGAAACGGTCTCCGGCGCGCCAGTTGCGCACCACCAGTTCCGGCCCGAGCTTCCGAGGCTCCAGAAAGCGGCCCCGATTATACTCCCGCTTCCCGGCCGCCAAGGGTACCAAAGAGGCGCGAATCACGGTTCCCAGTTCGGTGATCTCGACTTCGCCGGGGACGCTCAGCCGGTATTCGTATCCGGCAGGCGCGGCGCTTTCCGCACGCCGCTCGAAGACCAGGCGGCCACGGAGCAAAGCCGCGCGCCAGCCTCCCGGCAGCTCGCAGGAGCCGGAGGCCCCGGGTCCTGCCAGGAGCCGCACCTGTTCGCAATGATGGAAGCTCAGACGCAGGCCGGCGGCTTCGGCAGCCGCACGCAGCAAGCGGCGCTGCACCGCCACCGGCTGGCGGCTGAGCGGGACGGCATCGAGCGAAAACCCGGAGGCGGCGGTTCCCCCCGCGAGCTGCGGCAGGAGGCGCGCCGCCTCCGCTTGCCAGAACTCTTCCTCGCCACGCGCGATCTCCGCCGTGTCTGCCAGCACGGGAACGATTCCCGGACTGTAGTCACGCTCCAGCAGCGGCAGCAGCTCGTGCCGTACGCGATTGCGGGCGTGCCCCGGGTCGCGGTTCATGGGGTCCTCGCGCCACTCCTGCCCCAGCCCGCGCAGGTAGTCCTCCACCTCGGCGCGGCGCACCGCCAGCAGCGGCCGGATCACAGCCCCGGCTTCCTCCTTCTTGCGCGGGTAGATTCCCGCCAGCCCGCGCGTGCCGGCGCCGCGCAGCAGCCGCAACAACACGGTCTCCGCCTGATCATCAGCGGTGTGCGCGGTGGCCACCGCATCCACGGCGCGCTCCCGCAGCAGCTTGCGAATCCAGGCGTAACGCAGCGCGCGCGCCGCTTCTTCCAGCGTCAGCTTGCGCGCCCGCGCGGTGGCGGGAGCGTCGCCGCGTTCGGTCAAGAAGGCCAGCCCGTGGGCCGCGGCCAGCGACTCCACGAAGCGCTGGTCGGCGTCCGCTTCCTCCCCGCGGATGCCGTGATGAAAATGCAGCACGGAAATCACGATGCCCAGCCCGTCGCGCAGCTCGATCAGCGCGCGCAGCAGCGCCACCGAATCCGCTCCGCCCGAAACCGCCGCGCCCACGCGTTCGCCTGCTCGCAGCAGGCCCTGTTCGCGGACGTAGGCCAGGATTTTTTCCGTCAGCCGCACGCTATCATCGTACTCCCGGCGCGGCCGGCTTCGGTTGTCCGCCGTGCAAGAATCGCTGACGGCAGCGAAGGCAGCTACGGATTGCACTTCAAGGATGGTTCGCAGGAGCGAGGCCGCTTCAACGCCGCGTGGAAAGAAGTCCGCGAAGCCTGCGGCTGAAACCTGCGTCCTGCCACCCGCAGCCTGCCGTCTGGCTCTGCTTCACTGCACGATCTCATTCGTCTCCGCCTCCCACATGGCCTCGAACGCCTGCTGGAAGGCGCGCACCTGGGCGGGATCGTTGGTGAAGTGGGCGTTGTTGTCCTGGCGTTTCAGCCCCGCGGCGGACCAGTTGGCGCTGCCGTCGCGCAAGAGTGTGCCGTCCACCACGTAGGACTTCAGGTGCATAAGGTCGCGGCGGCCGCTGGCCTTGACGCGGATCTGGATGTTCGTCTGCCCGCGCAACATGTCGGTGGTCGAGGCATCGCGATAACGGGCGGCGTTTTCCTGTTCCTGCTGGTACTGCGAGCGGTCGCGATACAGCCGGATGCGCACCCCGCGCTGCGCCAGCCCCACCAGTGTCTCGGCAATGTATTTGTCCGTGAAGGCGTACATGGCGATATCCACGTTCTGCTGGGCGCTGCGCAGCCGGTCAACATCCAGCCGCTCCAGGTTCTCGCCGGGAGAGAAATGGTTTTCGCTTAGAACCTGTCCGGGTGGCGCCGCGTCCAGCGGCCGCGCGTGCCGCTCCAATTGGAACTGGTGATAGCTGTACGCCCCGAGCGCGAGGAGGGCCAACAACACCGCAACCGAGCTGGACTTTCGGCTCGCCATCAGACTCCTACCCCTTCGTGAAACCTTCGTGTCCTTTGTGGTCGGCTCTTTCTGGAAACTCGAAACTTGAAACTGGAAACTACCGGAAGTGCTCCCACCCCCTCGGCTTCAGCCGCTTGCGCCGTCCCTGGGCCTCTTCCAGCCACAGCTTCCTTCCGGAAACAATCCGGCCGATGCAGGTCACGGGCACCCCGGCGATTCTGTTTGGCACTTGCCGGCGGGCGGTGAACAATAGCTCGTAGTCGTCCCCGCCGTGCAGGGCGAAATCCAGGCCGCGGCGGACGTCCCGCCGGGGGACGCTCTCCGCGACGACCACCGCCCCCACCCCACTCTCCCGGCAAAG of the Terriglobales bacterium genome contains:
- the ftsH gene encoding ATP-dependent zinc metalloprotease FtsH produces the protein MNSTVKTIVFWVLIAVSAVLLWHLVVRAGGAGVQEREISFSDFMNQVDQGKISEVTIIGAEVRGKFRDENAVFHTTVPTNYPDMITVLREKGVSIKVKDVQGGTWSSWLLGLAPVLLLIGLWVFMIRQMQLGGNKALSFGKSRARLLSMQQKKVTFKDVAGVDEAKEELREIIEFLREAQKFQKLGGRIPKGVLLVGPPGTGKTLLARAVAGEANVPFFSISGSDFVEMFVGVGASRVRDLFEQGKKNAPCIIFIDEIDAVGRHRGAGLGGGHDEREQTLNQLLVEMDGFESNEGVILIAATNRPDVLDPALLRPGRFDRRVVVPLPDVRGRDEILRVHTRRIPLHEDVDLMVIARGSPGFSGADLANLVNEAALNAARNNRKSVTMYDFELAKDKVLMGAERKSLLLSEKEKKVTAYHEAGHALVAVMLPDADPIHKVTIIPRGMALGVTMQLPLDDKHTYSKSYLETRIAIMMGGRLAEELFLDQRTTGAGNDIEQATELARKMVCEWGMSDLGPITFGKKEEQIFLGREIAQHRDYSEETAIKIDQEVRRIVDQGYNTAKRLLEENRDKLVRLAETLLERETLDASEIRLLLEGKELPVKPRASAPEAAGVQQVLKPEPGRTPGLAGEKPAPA
- a CDS encoding phosphoribosyltransferase family protein, whose amino-acid sequence is MKQDGAKLQNLKTLISAEQIAKRVSEIAHQISTDYQGKTLYAVGVLEDSFIFMADLMRALEVPVVCQFLKPETKEKLQGATETTEIFYSPEVHVEGQHVILVEALVESGVTSDFLMRNLMGRGAVSVKLATLLDKQSARRIALQPDYFGFQIDNSFVVGYGLGGPILGRNLPYVATTEAAAKPAR
- the tilS gene encoding tRNA lysidine(34) synthetase TilS, translated to MRLTEKILAYVREQGLLRAGERVGAAVSGGADSVALLRALIELRDGLGIVISVLHFHHGIRGEEADADQRFVESLAAAHGLAFLTERGDAPATARARKLTLEEAARALRYAWIRKLLRERAVDAVATAHTADDQAETVLLRLLRGAGTRGLAGIYPRKKEEAGAVIRPLLAVRRAEVEDYLRGLGQEWREDPMNRDPGHARNRVRHELLPLLERDYSPGIVPVLADTAEIARGEEEFWQAEAARLLPQLAGGTAASGFSLDAVPLSRQPVAVQRRLLRAAAEAAGLRLSFHHCEQVRLLAGPGASGSCELPGGWRAALLRGRLVFERRAESAAPAGYEYRLSVPGEVEITELGTVIRASLVPLAAGKREYNRGRFLEPRKLGPELVVRNWRAGDRFWPAHSKSPKKVKEWLAARRVVGADRRLWPVVASGKDIVWMRGFPAAEPFVVATDESAVVIEEVARSVAEKDRASSPGADA
- a CDS encoding phospholipase D-like domain-containing protein, whose amino-acid sequence is MASRKSSSVAVLLALLALGAYSYHQFQLERHARPLDAAPPGQVLSENHFSPGENLERLDVDRLRSAQQNVDIAMYAFTDKYIAETLVGLAQRGVRIRLYRDRSQYQQEQENAARYRDASTTDMLRGQTNIQIRVKASGRRDLMHLKSYVVDGTLLRDGSANWSAAGLKRQDNNAHFTNDPAQVRAFQQAFEAMWEAETNEIVQ